From the genome of Nakamurella flavida:
CCGGTGAGCTGCGAGTTGAAGGAGGCGACCGAGCTGATCGACAGGTAGGCCCCGCCGATGCCGGCCAGCGCACCGCTGATGAGCAGCGCCGCCACCCGGATCTGCACGGGCTTGACACCCACGGCCAGGGCCGCCTCGTCGGACTCCCCGACCGCCTTGACGTGCAGGCCGAACCGGGTGCGCTGCAGCACGATCGAAGCTGCCACCGTGACCAGGACGGTGACCCAGACCAGGGCGCTCTGGTTCTGCAGGGCGGGCCCGATGACCGGGATGTCGGCCAGGAACCCCAGCGAGGGCCGCGGGATGAGGGTGGTGCCGGTCGGGGCGTACGTGCCGGTGGACCCCAACACGCCCTGCACGACGAGCAGGCTGGCCCCGACGGCCAACAGGTTGGCCGCGATACCGGCGATGATGAGGTCGCAGCCGAGCCCGTAGACCGCCGCGGACAGCACCCCCGCCCACAACGCACCGGCCACCATGCCGGCGACCACGCCCACCCACGGGTTGCCGACCGCGGTGCCCACGGCCAGGGCCGCGAGGGCGGCGACCAGCATGCAGCCGTCCAACGCGATGTTGGACGCGCGGGCCCGTTCGGCGAACATGCCGCCCATGGCCGTGGCCAGGATCGGCACCAGACTGGTCAGCAGGATGGCCAGGAATCCGGAGACACCGCTCATGTCAGGACCTCCCACCGATCCGCTGGCTGGTGACGAGCAGGACCAGGACGCCCTGCAGCACGAAGACCAGGGCGAACGGCACGTTCGAGGCCGACTGCATGGAGGTCGCTCCCGTCATGAGCATCGCGTAGAGGAAGGCGGCCAGGACGACCCCGCCGGGCCGGAGCCGCCCGATCAGGGCCACCGTGATACCCAGGAAGCCGTACTGCGGCGAGAAGCCCGAGACGTAGGCGTGGGTGATGCCGAGGACGGCGACCCCGCCGCCCAGACCGGCGAGCGCGCCGCTGCTCAGCAGTGAGGTGAGCAGGTAGCGGGTGGACCGGATGCCCAGGTACTCCGCGAAAGCCGGCTGCACGCCGGCGATCTCCATCCGCCGTCCCGTGCGGGTGCGGTCGAACACCAGCCAGGCACCCGCCGCGACGAGCAGGGCCAGGATGACGCCGACGTTGGCCGGTGAGGGCACGAGCAGGCGGGTCAACCAGAGGTCGGTGGGCAGCGGCGGCGTCTCCACCGCCCCCGAGGTCTTGTCCCGGAAGAACCGGTTGACCAGGAACAGCGCGAGATCCGCGGCGATGTAGTTGAACATCAGCGTGGTCAGGATCTCGTTGGTGCCGAAGCGGATCCGCAGCCAGGCGGGCAGGGCCACCCACGCGGCACCGGCGAGGGCGGCGCAGACGAGCGCGACGAGCTGGGCGAGGATCCCCGGGCCGGGGACCGCCACCACCACCACGGCGGCGACCAGGCCACCGAGGACCAGCTGCCCCTCGGTGCCGATGTTGAAGGCGCCGGCCCGGAACGACACGGTCGCGGCGAGCGCCGTGAAGATCAGCACCGTGCCGATGGCGATCATGTTGCCGAAGGCGTACCGGGTCTTGAACGTCCCGGTCAGGAACGAGGAGAACGCGGTCGCCGGGTCGTCGGCCACCAGCAGGATGACCCCGAAGCAGACGACCAGGCCGAGGACGACGGCCAGCACCGACTGGCGCAGGCCCAGCGGCACCACGCGGCGGGCCCCGGCCCGCAGCCAGCCGACCCGAGGGGAGCTCTCGGTGGGGTCGGGGGCGGGGATCTGCGTCGTCACGAGGAGCTTCCTTCCAGCATGGCCCGGCCGACCTCGGCCTCGGTGGGCCGACGGTCGACGAACTCGGCGACGATCCGGCCCCGGGACATCACCAGGACCCGGTCGGCGATGGCGACGACCTCCTCGATCTCGCTGGAGACCAGCAGCACGGCGCCACCGGAGTCGCGGCGGGCCACCAGTTCCCGGCGGACGAAGGCGGCCGCGGCGATGTCCAGTCCGCGGGTCGGCTCGGCGCACACCACCAGGTCCGGGTCGCGCGAGAACTCCCGGGCCAGCACCGTCTTCTGGGCGTTGCCGCCGGACAGCCGACGCATCAACTGGCGCGGGGACGCGGCCCGGACGTCGAAGGCGGTCATCAGCCCGGCGGCGAGCCGGCGGATGCGGGGCGCCGACAGCAGCCGGCCGCCGACCTCCGGTGATCCCAGGTGGCCGGCGGTGATGTTGGCCTCCACGGACAGGTTGCCGGCCATGCCCCGCCCGATGCGGTCCTCCGGGACGTGCGCCATCCCGGCCGCCCGCGCCGCCGACGGCCCGGCCCCGGTCACGTCGACCGGACCGACCAGGACGCGACCCGCGGCCGGGGTGCGCAGCCCGGTGATGGCCTCCACCAGCTCGGTCTGCCCGTTGCCGGCGATGCCCAGCACGCCCACGATCTCGCCCGCCCGCACGGTCAGGTCGACGCCGTCGACCACCGTCTTGCCGCGGCCGCTGACCAGCTCGATGCCCTCCACCCGCAGTCGGACGTCGCCGGGTGTTCCGAACGGCACCTCGCTGTCCGCCGGAGGGGCGTCGCCGGTGATCAGGCCGGCCAGCTCGGCGTTCGTCACGGCGTGGATCGGCTCGTGGGCGACCCGGCGACCCCGGCGCAGCACCGTCACGGTGTCGGCCACCTCGCGCACCTCGCGGAGGTGGTGGCTGATCAGCACCACGGCCAGTCCGTCGGCCGCGAAGCCCCGGACGACCTGGAAGAAGCGCTCCGTCTCGGCCGGGGTCAGGACGGCGGTCGGTTCGTCCAGCACGAGGACGGACACGTCCTTGGCCAGGGCCCGGAGGATCTCCACCCGCTGCTGGGCGCCCACCGACAGGCTGCGCACCAGGTCGTCGGGACGGACGTCCAGGCCGTAGCGTTCGGCCAGTTCGCCGACAACCCGGTGGCTGTGCCGACGGTCCAGGAACGGACCGTGGTGCGGTTCGGATCCCAGGAAGACGTTGTCGGCGACGGAGAGCGAGGGCACCAGCTTGAAGTGCTGGTGGACCATGCCGATGCCCAGGGCCAGGGCCCGCCGGGGAGAGGTAACGTGCACGGTCTCCCCCCGGATCAGGATGTCCCCCTGGTCCGGGCGGGTCAGCCCGAAGAGGCAGTTCATCAGGGTGGACTTGCCCGCCCCGTTCTCCCCGAGCAGCGCGTGGATCTCCCCGGCCCGGACCTCCAGGTCCACGTCGTCCACGGCGACCAGCGAGCCGAAGGTCTTCCGGATCCCCCGCATGACGAGCAGGGGTGGGTCACCCTGGCGGGCGACGGGGCGGGCAGTGGTCACGACGGTCCTCGGCGGTGGTGTCGGTGGTGATCGACGGTGGCGCCCCGGACGGGACGCCACCGTGCGCGGGGTCGGAGAACGCGGGGGATCAGAGAGCGGTGTCGACGGTGATGGTGCCGTCGACCACCTTCTGGCTCAGCGCCTCGACCTGGGCCTGGATGTCGGCCGGCACCAGGGCGTCGTTGAACGCGATACCCACGCCGTCGTTGGCGATGTTGCCGACGATCGTCGTGCCCATCTCCAGGGTCCCGGCCTGGAAGGCCTGGATGCCGGAGTAGACGGTGTTGCCCACGGCCTTGATCGCGCTGGCCGGGGTGGACTCCGGGTGCAGCTGGTTCTGGTCGGAGTCGGTACCCAGCGCGTAGCGGCCGTTGTCCGCACCCGCCTGCAGCACACCGAGCCCGGCGGCCCCGGCCACCTGGTAGACCACGTCGGACCCGTCGCCGTACATCGCCTTGGTCAGATCGTAGGCACCCTGGGCACTCTCGAAGTCGCCGACGAAGCGCAGATCCACCGTGATGGACGGGTCGATCGACTTGGCACCCTGCTCGTAGCCGACAGCGAAGTCCCGGATGACCGGGATGTCCATCCCGCCGACCAGGCCGATCTTCTTGCTGCCGGTGGCCCGGGGGAACGTGTCCGGGTTGGTGGTGATCAGCGCGGCCAGGACACCGACGAGGAACGCGCCCTCGTTCTGGGCGTAGGAGATGCCGGTGGTGTTCGGGCCCACGGACGGGCTGTCGAAGATCAGGTACTTCTGGTCGGGGAACTGCGCGGCGACCTTCTCCAGGGTGGAGGCCATGACGGTTCCACCGGTGACGATGAGCCCGCTCTCCCCGGTGGCGGACGCCTCGGTCAGATTGCGCTCCCAGGCCGGGGCGTCGTCGGCACCGGCTTCGATGACCTTGACCGACACCCCGAGATCGGCGGCGGCACGCTGCAGGCCGTCGTTGGCCGAGTCCATGAAGCTCTGATCACCGAGCTGGCCACTGAGCGGGGCGATGATGTTCAACGCCTCGGCCGGCACCGACGGAGCGGCCGACGCGGTCGCGGCGGAGCTCGCGGACGAACCGCCGGCGGCGGAGGTCGCGGCCGATGCGGCCGACGAGCTCGTCGCGGTGCCGGACGCGCCTCCGCAGGCACTGAGCAGCAGGGTCGTGGTGGCAGTCAGCGCGATGGCGGCGGACCAGGTGGATCTCGTCATGGGGATCTCCTCGGGGCGGGACGGGGCGGGTGGCGGGGCGGCGGTCAGGCCACGGGAGCGTGGCCGGCCAGGAAGTCGGTGATGAGCCGGGCGAGGACAGGCGCGTCCTCGATGTGCAGGTAGTGCCGGAGCCCGGGACGGATGACCAGGTCCGCGCCGGGGATGCGGGCGGCCAGGGCGCGGGACATCGCCGGGGTCGAGCCGGCATCGTCCTCGCCGGTGACCACCAGGGTGGGGACCGTGATGGCGTCCGCCCGGTCGAGAAGATCGGTGGTGGCCAGGATCTCGTAGGCCGACCCGTAGGAATGGTGGTCGACCCCGGCCACCACCGCACACTCCGCCGCGACCAGGTCGGGACGGTCATGGCGGAACGCCTCGGTGAACCACCGTTCGACGCTGGCCCGGGCCGATTCGGCCGGGTCCGTCGTCCGGATGACCTGCAGGCGGTCCAGCGCCCGGGTGCGCTGGGCCTCGTCGCGACCCCCGATGGAGTTCAGGAGCACCAGCGCCGTGGTGCGCTCGGGGTGATCGACCGCGACCGCCTGGGCCACCACGGCGCCGAGCGAGAAGCCGATGACGACCGCGGCCCCGACACCCAGTTCGTCCAGCAGACGGATGTGATCGTCCACCTGGTCCTGCAGGGAGTAGCTCTCCCCCACGGGTTCGGAGTCCCCGTGCCCGCGGTAGTCGGCCGCGATGTACCGGCGGTCGGCCGGCAGCAGCGGGAGCAGCGTCGCCCAGGTCGACGCCGAGCTCCCGACGCCGTGCAGCAGCACCACCGGCGGGTCACCGACCCGCCCCACGTCGACGTAGGCGAGGTGGGGCCGGGAGGTCGTCTGCGCCCGACGGAGGGGCACCTGAAGGTCTTCATGCATGGCAGACAGGACGGTAGGGACGGCCACCGATGCATGTCAAGACTCAGTCTGGTTTCTCG
Proteins encoded in this window:
- a CDS encoding ABC transporter permease yields the protein MSGVSGFLAILLTSLVPILATAMGGMFAERARASNIALDGCMLVAALAALAVGTAVGNPWVGVVAGMVAGALWAGVLSAAVYGLGCDLIIAGIAANLLAVGASLLVVQGVLGSTGTYAPTGTTLIPRPSLGFLADIPVIGPALQNQSALVWVTVLVTVAASIVLQRTRFGLHVKAVGESDEAALAVGVKPVQIRVAALLISGALAGIGGAYLSISSVASFNSQLTGGLGFIAFAAVVFGRATPWGTIGASLLFAAATSVAVRLQGTDLGLQQIVHALPYVATVVALAVQAVRESRRRRYDVSITQYVPAIIPKG
- a CDS encoding ABC transporter permease → MTTQIPAPDPTESSPRVGWLRAGARRVVPLGLRQSVLAVVLGLVVCFGVILLVADDPATAFSSFLTGTFKTRYAFGNMIAIGTVLIFTALAATVSFRAGAFNIGTEGQLVLGGLVAAVVVVAVPGPGILAQLVALVCAALAGAAWVALPAWLRIRFGTNEILTTLMFNYIAADLALFLVNRFFRDKTSGAVETPPLPTDLWLTRLLVPSPANVGVILALLVAAGAWLVFDRTRTGRRMEIAGVQPAFAEYLGIRSTRYLLTSLLSSGALAGLGGGVAVLGITHAYVSGFSPQYGFLGITVALIGRLRPGGVVLAAFLYAMLMTGATSMQSASNVPFALVFVLQGVLVLLVTSQRIGGRS
- a CDS encoding ABC transporter ATP-binding protein — translated: MTTARPVARQGDPPLLVMRGIRKTFGSLVAVDDVDLEVRAGEIHALLGENGAGKSTLMNCLFGLTRPDQGDILIRGETVHVTSPRRALALGIGMVHQHFKLVPSLSVADNVFLGSEPHHGPFLDRRHSHRVVGELAERYGLDVRPDDLVRSLSVGAQQRVEILRALAKDVSVLVLDEPTAVLTPAETERFFQVVRGFAADGLAVVLISHHLREVREVADTVTVLRRGRRVAHEPIHAVTNAELAGLITGDAPPADSEVPFGTPGDVRLRVEGIELVSGRGKTVVDGVDLTVRAGEIVGVLGIAGNGQTELVEAITGLRTPAAGRVLVGPVDVTGAGPSAARAAGMAHVPEDRIGRGMAGNLSVEANITAGHLGSPEVGGRLLSAPRIRRLAAGLMTAFDVRAASPRQLMRRLSGGNAQKTVLAREFSRDPDLVVCAEPTRGLDIAAAAFVRRELVARRDSGGAVLLVSSEIEEVVAIADRVLVMSRGRIVAEFVDRRPTEAEVGRAMLEGSSS
- a CDS encoding BMP family lipoprotein gives rise to the protein MTRSTWSAAIALTATTTLLLSACGGASGTATSSSAASAATSAAGGSSASSAATASAAPSVPAEALNIIAPLSGQLGDQSFMDSANDGLQRAAADLGVSVKVIEAGADDAPAWERNLTEASATGESGLIVTGGTVMASTLEKVAAQFPDQKYLIFDSPSVGPNTTGISYAQNEGAFLVGVLAALITTNPDTFPRATGSKKIGLVGGMDIPVIRDFAVGYEQGAKSIDPSITVDLRFVGDFESAQGAYDLTKAMYGDGSDVVYQVAGAAGLGVLQAGADNGRYALGTDSDQNQLHPESTPASAIKAVGNTVYSGIQAFQAGTLEMGTTIVGNIANDGVGIAFNDALVPADIQAQVEALSQKVVDGTITVDTAL
- a CDS encoding alpha/beta fold hydrolase; the encoded protein is MHEDLQVPLRRAQTTSRPHLAYVDVGRVGDPPVVLLHGVGSSASTWATLLPLLPADRRYIAADYRGHGDSEPVGESYSLQDQVDDHIRLLDELGVGAAVVIGFSLGAVVAQAVAVDHPERTTALVLLNSIGGRDEAQRTRALDRLQVIRTTDPAESARASVERWFTEAFRHDRPDLVAAECAVVAGVDHHSYGSAYEILATTDLLDRADAITVPTLVVTGEDDAGSTPAMSRALAARIPGADLVIRPGLRHYLHIEDAPVLARLITDFLAGHAPVA